Proteins from a single region of Aquipuribacter hungaricus:
- a CDS encoding helix-turn-helix domain-containing protein, translating into MAVRDDLREFLTSRRAKLTPADVGLPDFGGRRRVVGLRREEVALVAGISVEYYVRLERGNATGMSESVLDGVSRALQLDDAERSHLHDLVRAANDSTRPRRPRAKAQQVRPGVQQLLDAMRDVPAFVQNGRLDILAINQLGMAVFSEMFVDPQRPANFGRFVFLDPRADGFYRDWNSAAQQTVAILRVEAGRSPHDRALSDLVGQLATRSDTFRRLWASHDVREHRTGVKSITHPVVGDLDLTYEALDLSASRGLQLIAYTARPDSPDSDALRMLASYTASEVPTKS; encoded by the coding sequence ATGGCTGTCCGGGACGACCTGCGTGAGTTCCTCACCTCCCGTCGGGCCAAGCTGACTCCCGCCGACGTCGGCCTGCCGGACTTCGGCGGCCGCCGCCGAGTTGTCGGCCTCCGTCGCGAGGAGGTCGCCCTCGTGGCCGGCATCAGCGTCGAGTACTACGTCCGCCTGGAGCGCGGCAACGCCACCGGCATGTCCGAAAGCGTGCTCGACGGCGTCAGCCGCGCCCTGCAGCTGGACGACGCGGAACGCTCCCACCTGCACGACCTCGTCCGCGCAGCGAACGACAGCACCCGGCCACGTCGGCCACGAGCGAAGGCCCAGCAGGTCCGTCCCGGCGTGCAGCAGCTCCTCGACGCCATGCGCGACGTCCCTGCGTTCGTACAGAACGGCCGCCTCGACATACTCGCGATCAACCAGCTCGGAATGGCCGTGTTCTCCGAGATGTTCGTCGATCCTCAACGGCCGGCCAACTTCGGTCGCTTCGTCTTCCTCGACCCCCGAGCGGACGGCTTTTACCGCGACTGGAACAGCGCCGCCCAGCAAACTGTCGCAATCCTGCGGGTCGAGGCGGGCCGCTCCCCGCATGACCGTGCTCTCAGCGACCTGGTCGGCCAGCTCGCCACCCGCAGCGACACCTTTCGCCGCCTGTGGGCCTCCCACGATGTCCGGGAGCACCGCACCGGCGTCAAGTCCATCACCCACCCCGTGGTCGGCGACCTCGACCTGACCTACGAGGCCCTCGACCTGTCCGCGAGCCGCGGGCTGCAGTTAATCGCCTACACCGCCCGACCGGACTCGCC
- a CDS encoding SDR family oxidoreductase translates to MAQQHTWLVTGTSRGLGTDIAKAALAAGHHVVATGRDASRVAAAVGEHDNLLAVALDVTDPASIDAAVESAVERFGRIDVLVNNAGNFYAGYFENTSPAQVRAQMETNFFGPLNVTRTVLPLMREQRSGQVITVTSAAGLMGQEFVAAYAASKFALEGWMESLRFDVAPFGIVTMAVEPGFFRTELLVEGSSTIWPELDVADYAERTAETITAWSAMNGQQGGDPAKLARALVTLSDSGDLPLRFLAGADVMAGVEQNLATIQGQVDAHRELSASLAFDA, encoded by the coding sequence ATGGCACAGCAGCACACCTGGTTGGTCACCGGCACGAGCCGCGGCCTGGGGACCGACATCGCCAAGGCCGCCCTGGCCGCCGGCCATCACGTCGTCGCCACCGGACGCGACGCCTCCCGCGTCGCCGCCGCAGTCGGCGAGCACGACAACCTGCTCGCCGTCGCCCTCGACGTCACCGACCCGGCCAGCATCGACGCCGCCGTCGAGTCCGCGGTGGAGCGGTTCGGTCGCATCGACGTGCTGGTCAACAACGCCGGGAACTTCTACGCCGGCTACTTCGAGAACACCAGCCCCGCCCAGGTCCGCGCGCAGATGGAGACCAACTTCTTCGGCCCGCTCAACGTGACCCGGACGGTCCTGCCGCTGATGCGTGAGCAGCGCTCCGGGCAGGTCATCACGGTGACGTCGGCCGCAGGTCTGATGGGGCAGGAGTTCGTCGCGGCCTACGCGGCGTCGAAGTTCGCCCTCGAGGGGTGGATGGAGTCGCTGCGCTTCGACGTCGCCCCGTTCGGCATCGTGACGATGGCGGTGGAGCCCGGGTTCTTCCGCACCGAGCTCCTCGTCGAGGGCTCCTCGACGATCTGGCCGGAGCTCGACGTGGCGGACTACGCCGAGCGCACCGCGGAGACCATCACCGCGTGGTCGGCCATGAACGGCCAGCAGGGCGGCGACCCCGCCAAGCTCGCCCGCGCCCTGGTCACCCTGTCCGACTCCGGCGACCTTCCGCTGCGCTTCCTGGCCGGCGCCGATGTCATGGCCGGCGTCGAGCAGAACCTCGCCACCATCCAGGGCCAGGTCGACGCCCACCGAGAGCTGTCCGCTTCGCTGGCCTTCGACGCCTGA
- a CDS encoding recombinase family protein: protein MTTVGYARVSTDHQLLDQQRDALAAAGCERVFTDQMSGVREDRPGLGALLDYVRAGDVVVVVALDRLGRSLSGVIRTIETLTEAGVMLRSLREGIDYSTATGRMLAGIFAALAAYERELMHERAAAARAAARARGKHTGRTSKLTPAQVRQIRALREGGESISELVDGFGVSRATVYRALREEDPVATP from the coding sequence GTGACCACCGTCGGGTACGCCCGTGTCAGCACCGACCACCAGCTCCTGGACCAGCAGCGTGACGCGCTGGCGGCGGCCGGGTGCGAGCGGGTCTTCACCGACCAGATGTCCGGAGTTCGTGAGGACCGCCCCGGCCTGGGGGCGCTGCTGGACTACGTCCGCGCCGGCGACGTCGTCGTGGTCGTCGCCCTCGACCGGCTCGGCCGTTCCTTGTCCGGGGTGATCCGGACGATCGAGACCCTCACCGAAGCCGGCGTGATGCTGCGGTCGCTACGCGAGGGCATCGACTACTCCACCGCCACGGGCCGGATGCTGGCCGGCATCTTCGCCGCCCTGGCCGCCTACGAGCGAGAGCTGATGCACGAACGGGCCGCCGCGGCGCGAGCCGCCGCGCGCGCCCGCGGCAAGCACACCGGCCGAACCTCCAAGCTCACCCCGGCCCAGGTTCGTCAGATCAGGGCCCTGCGGGAGGGCGGTGAGTCAATCTCCGAGCTCGTCGACGGCTTCGGCGTCTCCCGGGCCACGGTGTACCGCGCCCTGCGCGAGGAGGACCCAGTCGCGACACCGTGA